A region of Lycium barbarum isolate Lr01 chromosome 1, ASM1917538v2, whole genome shotgun sequence DNA encodes the following proteins:
- the LOC132644953 gene encoding protein ROOT PRIMORDIUM DEFECTIVE 1 yields the protein MHTFLSISRKLLHLKSTSWIPTVFLLSPKQMSQSTSIPRNQQRIRDHGYDDYMEVEKKTRKVTKFQELLLSQPNSVIAISRLDMLARRFGFKQYEAGKFILKFPHVFEVFEHPVQRILYCRLTRKAMLQIEQEKQALLDQVHDQAVTRLRKLLILSNTGRLRLEHVRIARKEFGLPDDFEFSVVLKYPKYFRLFDAKETRNKYIEVVERDPKLAVCAVENVREREYREKGGEEENVRFSFRVNFPPGFKIGKYYKIAVWKWQRLPYWLPYEDISGYDLRSLEAQKRMEKRAVATIHELLSLTVEKKITLERIAHFRLAMDLPKKLKDFLLQHQGIFYISTRGNMGKLHTVFLREAYRKGELIEPNELYLARRRLAELVLLSPRKAVVDKRLVNYRTQRDDDEIADYVENEGEHSTTQETVREDVGEESQDSDDDCSIDSEEEVNNDDVTDDAEDTRVTD from the coding sequence ATGCACACTTTCCTttcaatttcaagaaaactaTTACACTTAAAATCCACATCATGGATTCCTACAGTTTTCCTATTATCCCCAAAGCAAATGTCACAGTCAACTTCCATACCAAGAAACCAACAACGTATTCGTGACCATGGTTACGATGATTACATGGAAGTGGAAAAGAAAACCCGTAAAGTCACAAAATTTCAAGAACTACTTCTTTCTCAACCAAATTCAGTGATTGCCATTTCTCGACTTGATATGCTTGCACGTCGTTTTGGTTTCAAACAATATGAAGCAGGCAAGTTTATTCTCAAATTCCCACATGTTTTCGAGGTATTCGAGCATCCAGTTCAAAGAATACTATATTGTAGGCTTACCCGTAAAGCAATGCTTCAAATTGAGCAAGAAAAACAAGCCCTTTTAGATCAAGTGCATGATCAAGCTGTTACCCGTTTACGAAAGCTTTTAATTCTTTCGAATACGGGTAGATTAAGGTTAGAACATGTTAGGATTGCTAGGAAAGAATTTGGTTTACCTGATGATTTTGAGTTTTCTGTTGTTTTGAAGTATCCTAAGTATTTTAGATTGTTTGATGCTAAAGAGACTAGGAATAAGTACATTGAGGTTGTTGAAAGAGACCCGAAATTAGCTGTTTGTGCTGTGGAGAATGTTAGGGAGAGGGAGTATAGAGAAAAGGGCGGTGAAGAAGAGAATGTGCGGTTTTCGTTTAGAGTGAATTTCCCGCCAGGTTTTAAGATTGGGAAATATTATAAGATTGCTGTTTGGAAGTGGCAAAGGTTGCCTTATTGGTTGCCGTATGAGGATATCTCTGGTTATGATTTGAGGTCACTCGAGGCACAAAAAAGGATGGAAAAGAGAGCAGTTGCAACTATTCATGAATTGTTGTCGTTGACAGTTGAAAAGAAGATTACTTTGGAGAGAATCGCACATTTTAGGTTGGCAATGGATTTGCCGAAGAAGCTGAAAGACTTTCTCCTACAGCATCAGGGAATATTTTATATTTCGACGAGGGGAAATATGGGGAAATTGCATACGGTGTTTCTCAGGGAGGCTTATAGAAAGGGAGAGTTGATTGAGCCAAATGAATTGTATCTCGCTAGGAGAAGGCTGGCTGAATTGGTTTTGCTGAGTCCAAGGAAAGCCGTTGTGGATAAAAGATTGGTTAATTATAGAACACAAAGAGACGATGATGAAATAGCTGACTATGTTGAGAATGAAGGAGAGCATTCAACCACTCAAGAGACAGTTAGAGAAGATGTGGGAGAAGAAAGCCAGGACTCTGATGATGATTGCAGTATTGACTCTGAGGAGgaagtcaataatgatgatgtTACTGATGATGCAGAGGACACTCGTGTCACTGACTAA